From Halorussus lipolyticus:
GCATACCCCTTCCAGTTTCGCGGTTGGAGAACTTCGGACCGGGAGGGAGAGTGGACCCCGAAGGCCTTCCGGGGGTCGGTCGCGCGGAGGTTCTCCTCGGTCGGCGGGGACTCCGGCGGGGCCTCGAACAGGACGACGATTGGTCGGATACCGCGGGCCTCGCAGGCGGTCAGGAAGTGTTCGACGTGGGCGAAGAAGGTCGGTCCCTCCTCGCGCCAGCACTCGTAGGAGGCCAACACCCGGAGACTGTTCAGGCCGAGGTCGGCGGCGTACCCGAGGTCACGCTCGACCAGCGGGTTGCTGTAGTCGGCCCACATCTGGTAGGCGTTCCAATCTTTCTGCGGGAGGTACACCGCGCCCTTCCGTCCTCGGAGTCGGGAGTCACTGTCCACGGGGTCGGGAGTCACTGTCCACGGGGTCGGGAGTCACTGTCCACGGGGTCGGAAGTCACCGTCCACGGAGAGGGTGAGTGAACCCGAGATAAAAACGTTCGGGCCTCGAAACAGGTGTTTGTCGTGCTATCTTGGACGTTTTGGTCTCGGGGAACTGGTCTTTTGGTCTCGGGGAACTGGTCTCGGTTCGTGTTGGATGCCCGTACTGTTCAAGCAGACGAACGCCACGCCGAACCGTGGTACGGATAACCACCATTTCCGCTGTTTCGTTTGTTTCGATTCATTTATAAACTCCCCCACCCCAGCGTTCCGCTGAATCGTCCGCGAAAGGTGGGGCGGGGGGAGGACGATTTCGGAGCGATGGACTGCCGGACGGAGGTCGTGCAGTTATTTCCACACCTAAACAGACGAAATAGACTACTCTGACTAGTTTGCGGATACTGTTTCGACAACTACCACAAGAAACTTCCCCTTTCTATAGACTGTTTCGATGAGATACCCCACCCTACCCTTCTCTACCGAGATTCAGCGGAACGCTGGGGTGGGGGTGTTTCTTAAACAACCGATTCAGATGAATCAGCGGAATCAGCGGAACGGGTGGTTTCGACACCTTGAAGGTCGGCCCGCTACTCCGCCACGAGTACCATGGGGTCTTTCGACTTCGTCCGCGAGTATTCGCCGTACACTAACCGGGAGGCGTTACTGGACGATTACACGCCTGACACGCTGGTCGGGCGCGACGACGAACTGGACGAGTACCACGGCGCGCTCCAACCCGCCATCTACGGCGAACAGCCCGACAACATCTTTCTCTACGGCAAGGCCGGCGTGGGCAAGACCGCCGCGACGCGATTCCTCTTGAACAAACTCGAGGACAACGCCGAGGAGTACGAGGACTTGGACGTTCGCACGGAAATCATCAACTGCGACGGCCTGAACTCGTCCTATCGAGTCGCCAGCAACCTCGTCAACACGATGCGCGACCCCTCGAACCACATCAGCGAGACGGGCTACTCGCGCTCGCAGGTCTACGACCTGATGTGGGAGGAACTCGACGAGTACGGCGGCATCATCCTCATCGTGCTGGACGAAATCGACCACCTCAAAGACGACTCCATCCTCTATCAACTCTCGCGTGCGCGCGAGAACGAAAACCTCACCGAGGCCCGCATCGGTCTCATCGGCATCTCGAACGACCTCACGTTTCGTGACTCCCTCTCGCCCAAGGTTCGCTCGTCGCTCTGCGAACGCGCCATCTCCTTCTCGACCTACGACGCCAACGAACTCCGCGCGGTCCTCGAACAGCGCAAGGAAGTCGCGTTCAAGGACGACGTGCTGACCGACGACGTGGTACCCCTGTGCGCCGCGTTCGGTGCCCAAGAGTCCGGCGACGCCCGGAAAGCCCTCGACCTCCTGCTCAAGGCCGGGGACCTCGCCCGCGAGGAGAACGACCAGCAAGTCGCCGAGGAGCACGTCAGGCGCGGTCGGCAACTCCTCGAACGCGAGCAGGTCGCCCGCGGCATCGCGGACCTGAACGACCACGAGCGCCTCGTGGTCTACGCCCTCGCCACCCTCGAAGCCGAGAGCGACACGCCCGCTCGCTCCCGAGAAATCTACACGCGCTACAAATCCCTCGCGGACGCCGCTGGAAAGGACTCGCTCACGGCCCGCTGGCTACGCGAGCATCTGGACGACCTCGCCATGCTCGGCATCCTCAACGTCACCGAAATCAACGAGGGGTCCGCAGGCGGCAAGTATCGGGAGTACGACCTCCAGCAAGATTTGGCGGTTGTCCTCGACGCCCTCGAAGAAACCTTCGAGTCGATGGGGGTCCACGCGAGTGTCAAAGACTATTTATAGAAATTTTAGCGAATCTTTACCCTGTCAATCGAAACGGTTGCATCTGACGTATTTATGAGCCGAACGCGCTTGGCGTTTGGTAGATACGTATCAGATGCTGTCCCTTGAGAAGTTCCATCGACAAACAGTTCGTAGTTTCCGGACTCGTCACGAGTTGCCTTGGCCGTGTGCTGATTCGTGTCCCCGTTCCACGACCCACTAATAATCGTCGTTTTACCCGTTCCGTCGTTCCGTTCTAGTCGTAGTGTACCATCGGGGTCAACAATGATTTGGACCCACTTCGCCGCCGTCTCAGTCAGGAACTCGAAGCGAACCCGTCCGGTCGATGGAGTAGACGAGAACTGGAACGTAAATTCGTACGTTCCGACCTCGAATCGGTACGGTGTCGCAACGACAAATTGATTAGTGGTGTCGGCGGCAGGCATTTCCAACGCGCCGTTCGAGACGGACGGCGACCCGTCACCCGTCTTCCAGATGGGTCGCTCAACGCCAGCGTAGACCCGACCCGGCTCGTCTGAAGAGACGTACTGACCTGTCCGACGGCCCACACGGTCCCGGAGCGACCCGTCCTCGAAGTCGTCGTAGAAGTAGTTCGAGAGTCGCGGTGCCGACGAACCGACCGTGTTCGGAAGGTCGGTGACGTCGAGCGACTCGAAGAGAGCGGCGTTGAACGTACTGTCACCGGCACGGCGCACGTTCATCTTGTTTCCGCCGCTTCCCCCGATGTTTCCTGCGCCGGTATCGACTACGCGGAATCCGCCAGCCGTGTTCGATTCGAATCCGTAGCCCGTCACGGTGTTCGCCTCGAAGGAGACGCCGTCAGCGACGTACAGTCCCCATCCGCCGTTGTTCTCGGCCAGCACGTTCGAGAACACGTTTCCGGTGACTGGCGACCGGTCAGAACTGGTCGTGGAGACGTGGATTCCGTCGCTACCGTTGTTCTCCGCGTGGAAGACGCAACGGTTCGCGCTGAAGTATTCAGAGTTCGAGTCCAGAAGCACGTGGATTCCGTGACTGGCGTTGGCGTTTGCCCCGAGATGGAGGTCCATCTGCTGAGTTTCACCGGTCAGCAGATGACCGACGCCTCCTCCGTTCCGAACCACGACGTTCCGAGCAGTGATATTACGGTTGTCAGTCCCGATCCACTTCGCGTTGAACGACCCGCCACTGCCGTCTACGAGGAGATCTTCGACCACCACTGGTGCGTCGAAGGTGATTCCATCCCCGCCAGAAACGTCGATATAAGTATCGGGGTCCTGTGAGTCGGTGTAAGAGGTCCCGCCACCGACGATTCGTAGGGGCTTCGTGATCGTCGTCCCGTTCTCGTTCGAAACTCCGGTGAGCTTGATGGTATCACCGGGCGACGCGTTGTCGTGGGCGGCCTGAACGGTGGAGTAGTCGTCAGGCACACTGATGACTCCGCTTCCGCCCTCGGTGAGGTCACCGCTCGCTCCCGCCGGAATGTAGGCAGTGTTGCCGTTGTTGTCGGTGGTGAATTCGAGTCGTCCCGTATCGATGTTGTGTCCGACCTGCCACGGCGTGTTGTTCCACTCGATACCGTATCCGGCCGCCATGTCAATGCCGGGAATCTGGCTATCGAGTGCCGCGTTCGCGGTCCCGACCGACTCTTTCACTGCTACGGTGCTCCCACCGAGACCGACCGCGCCGAGACCCATGGCTTTCAGTACGTCCCGGCGAGAAGACGTTTCTTTCTCGACTGCTCGACTATCGAGTTCGTCACGGAGAACCGAACGCACTACGTCGTCATTATCTTCGAGTAGCTCTCGAAACTCGTCTTCGGTCAGTTCATCGTCTGTGTCTTCTTCTGGCATTTCTATACATGTCTTAAACAATTATAAGTATATAAATAATGTGTTTCTATATTATTTTAATATAGGAGAATATTTTCTGCGTACGCATCGACCCCCGTCTATAACCTGCTCGCCGTATTACCCTGTCTGTACTCCATCGTCGTAGGAGGAAATCGGGGCGAAACGAGGCTAACGCAGAGAGACCGAAGAACAGGGGAAAACACCGTGGCACTCGACTACCAGCGCGTCATCGACTGGCTGGACGACCGCATCGTGGACCAACCGGGCAGAGTCGTCGCCGCCTTTCTGGTCGTCACGGCCGTCTTCGCGGTCGGATTCGCCAGTGTCTCCACCGAATCGGGGACCGAGAGCTTCGCCGAGGACGTGCCCGAACAGGACGCCCTCGAAGCGGTCAACCGCGAGTTCGAACCCGCCTTCGGGGCGGGGAGGACCACGACCCAACTCATCCACACCGGCGAAAACGTCCTCTCCAAGCCCGCGCTGGTCCGGATGCTCACGGTCCAGTACCGCCTCGAACGCCGGGCGGACCTCCGAATAACCGGCGCGACCGGTCCCGCGAGCATCGTCGCGCGGACCCTGAATCCGGAGGCCACCACGCCTGAACAGCAACTTCGCGCCGTCGAGCGCGCGACTCCCAACCGCATCGACGCCGCGGTCCGAGCGTCGGCGCGGGACAACCCCTCGTTTCGGAACCTCCTGAGCGAGGACTTCAATTCCGAGTCCGCCGCGGCGTCGTCCTCGATTACGATTGTCGAACACGCGATTCCGGAACTCGTCGCCGGCGAGCAATCGGCGGGCACCAACCCCATGACGGCCATCCAGCGCGAGATGCAGTCGGTCACCGAGTCGGTCGGCGGCGACATCCGGGTCTTCGGCGCGGGCATCATCGACGCCGAGTTCGGGACCGTCATCGGCGACACTCTGCTCATCGTCGTGCCCTCTGCGGCGGTCCTCATCGTCCTATTTCTGGTCGTGGCCTACCGGGACCTCGCCGACTTGCTCCTCGGAATCGTCGCCCTGCTCATGGCAATCGTCTGGACCTTCGGCTTCATGGGGTTCGCGGGCATCCCGTTCAACCAGATTCTCATCGCGGTCCCGCCGCTCTTGCTCGCGGTCGGCATCGACTTCGGCATCCACGCGGTCAACCGCTACCGCGAGGAGCGCGTCGAGGGCGTCGGCGTCGCCGACTCGATGCGGACCGCGACTGACCAGTTGCTCGTGGCCTTCTTCATCGTCACGACCACCTCGGTCATCGGCTTCGCCTCGAACCTGACGAGCCAACTCGTCCCCATCCGGGACTTCGGCGTGGTCGCCAGCGTCGGCATCGTCTTCACCGCGCTCATCTTCGGCGTGTTCCTGCCCTCCGCGAAGGTCTTGCTGGACTACGCCCGCGAAAAATATCCGATTCCCACCTTCAGCCAGACGCCCCTCGGGTCCGAGGACTCGGCGCTCGGCCGCGCGCTGACCGGCGGCGTCGCCATCGCGGGGCGCGCACCGCTGGCCTTCCTCCTGCTCACCGCCGCCTTCACCGCCGGAGCGACAGGGTACGCGACCGGGGTGGACACTTCTTTCAGCGACGAGCAGTTTCTGCCGCCCGAGGAGACTCCTGACTACCTTCGAACACTTCCGGAACCGTTCAGACCCAACGAATACACCGTCACCCGCGATATAAATTTCCTCGAAGACAACTTCGAGACCGGCGAGGACGAGGAGGTCGTTATCTACGTCGAGGGGCCGATGACCCGCGATACGGCGCTCGAAGCCATCCACCGGGCGGGCGCTGACCCGCCCGACACCTTCGTCAGGGCCTCGCCACTGGAATCGGCAGAAGGCGAGGGCCGCCGCGCCAGCGAGCGGAGCATCGTCACCGTGATTCGCTCGCTGTCGGCGACCGACCCCGAGTTCGCCCGATTGGTCACGCGCAACGACCGTGACGGCAACGGTATCCCCGACGACAACTTGGACGAAATCTACGCTGAGGTCTTCGACTCCCAATTCGCGCCCCTCGCCAGCCAGTACCTCGCCGAGGACCGCCGGAGCGCCCGCGTGGTCTACTCGGTCGAGGCCGACGCCGACCCCGCGGAGGTCACGGCGGACGCCCGCAAGGTCGCGGACCGGTATCGCTACGAGGCCACCGCGACGGGCAGTATCGTCGTCTTTCAGGCCATCTCGGACCTCATCTTCGAGTCGGCCATCGTCAGTCTCGCAGTCGCGCTCGCCGGCACCGCCGTCTTCCTCGTGTTCGCCTACTGGGTGCTGGTCGGCTATCCGACCCTCGGCCTCGCCAACCTCGTGCCCATCGTGGTGACAGTCTCTGCCCTCGCGGGGACGATGCGGGCGGTCGGCATCTCGCTCAACGCTTTCACTGCGACGGTCCTCGCCATCACCATCGGTCTCGGCATCGACTACTCGGTCCACGTGGTCCACCGATTTACCGACGAACGGGAACACTTCGACACGCTCCCCGCGCTCCGGCGGACCATCACCGGGACCGGGGGCGCGCTGACAGGGAGCATGCTCACCACCGTCTTCGGCATCGGGGTCCTCGTGCTGGCGGTGTTCCCCGCAATCGGCCAGTTCGGCCTCCTGACCGCACTGAGCGTGGTCTACTCCTACCTCGCGTCGGTCCTGATTTTGCCCTCGGTGCTTTCGGTCTGGGCGCGGTTCGAGGCCGCGAGGACCGACGCCGAGACGCCGGAGTCACCCGTCGCTCGGAGCGAATCGGAGTAAGAAAAATCGCCGCGAAATCGAAATCCGGTCGGCGCTCGCTACGCCGAGAGACCGACGACCGGAGGACCGACCAGCGCGGAGTTCGTCGCGCTGGCGTTGGTTAGTTCTCCGGGTTCGACTTCTTCGCCGTTGAGGACGAACGTCGCACTGCTCAGGTCGCCCTCGGCCGACACGTCGGTAATCTGGCCGACGAACTGGTAGGCGTCGGCGGAGTCGCCGTCACCCACCTGCCCGGTGACGGTGTTGCCCCGAATCCGGTCGCTGGCCTCGGTCCGGTCGCTGACGCCTTCGACCGTTCCGGCGAACGTGAGCGTGTAGTTCAGCGGTCCGCCGTCGGTCCGGATTTCGAGCGTGTTTCCTGCCTGTGCTTGCGCTTGGGATTCGTTACCCGCGGCGGCGTCCGTCTCGTTTCCTGCATCGTCGTCGCCCTGCCCCGCCGCGGTCGTCTCATTTCCCGCTGTGGTCGTGGTGGTCGTGGTTTCGTTACCTCCTGCTTCGGTTTCGTTCGTGGTGGTCGTCGTAGTCGCCTCGTCGGTCCCGTCCTGTTGGCCCTCGCCTTCCGCCACGATTTCGAACTGAACGATGTCGGTGTTGTCACCGTCGTCCACTTCGAGCGTGTAGGTGCCGGGTTCGACGTTCTGGGCGCTCAGGTTGACCGACCAGATGCCGTTCCGACTCCACTCGTCGGTCGCGGCCGAGTCGAACTCGGCGGCACTCGGGCCGTCGATGACCTCGACCGTGATGGTGTTATCGTCGGGCCGCCGGTTGGTCACGCCCCGGACAACGATGTCCTGCCCGACCTCGATGGGCTGGACCCGCGTCTGGAATCCGGGCATCTCCGGCTGGCCGGCCTCACCCGCCGGCAGAATCGCCGACACCGAAGTCGCGGCGTCAGCGTACCGGAAGTTCTGAGTCAGGATGAGGTCGTCGCTACCGGCCTCGTCGGTCGTCTCGTCGGTGATGCGCTCGGAGACCTGCTGTTGGGTCAGCCCGGTCCCGAAGGTGGCAATCCACGATTCGAGTCCGGCGATGTCGGCGTCGTCAACGCCCGGTAGCACACCGTCACCGACGACGGCGTCCCGGCCGAGGCCGATGACCATGCCGCGAATCTGGCCCTCGTTGAGCTGTCGGCCCTCGCGGGTGACGAGTTCGATGTCGTCCTCCTCGAAGAC
This genomic window contains:
- a CDS encoding Cdc6/Cdc18 family protein, with protein sequence MGSFDFVREYSPYTNREALLDDYTPDTLVGRDDELDEYHGALQPAIYGEQPDNIFLYGKAGVGKTAATRFLLNKLEDNAEEYEDLDVRTEIINCDGLNSSYRVASNLVNTMRDPSNHISETGYSRSQVYDLMWEELDEYGGIILIVLDEIDHLKDDSILYQLSRARENENLTEARIGLIGISNDLTFRDSLSPKVRSSLCERAISFSTYDANELRAVLEQRKEVAFKDDVLTDDVVPLCAAFGAQESGDARKALDLLLKAGDLAREENDQQVAEEHVRRGRQLLEREQVARGIADLNDHERLVVYALATLEAESDTPARSREIYTRYKSLADAAGKDSLTARWLREHLDDLAMLGILNVTEINEGSAGGKYREYDLQQDLAVVLDALEETFESMGVHASVKDYL
- a CDS encoding efflux RND transporter permease subunit; translated protein: MALDYQRVIDWLDDRIVDQPGRVVAAFLVVTAVFAVGFASVSTESGTESFAEDVPEQDALEAVNREFEPAFGAGRTTTQLIHTGENVLSKPALVRMLTVQYRLERRADLRITGATGPASIVARTLNPEATTPEQQLRAVERATPNRIDAAVRASARDNPSFRNLLSEDFNSESAAASSSITIVEHAIPELVAGEQSAGTNPMTAIQREMQSVTESVGGDIRVFGAGIIDAEFGTVIGDTLLIVVPSAAVLIVLFLVVAYRDLADLLLGIVALLMAIVWTFGFMGFAGIPFNQILIAVPPLLLAVGIDFGIHAVNRYREERVEGVGVADSMRTATDQLLVAFFIVTTTSVIGFASNLTSQLVPIRDFGVVASVGIVFTALIFGVFLPSAKVLLDYAREKYPIPTFSQTPLGSEDSALGRALTGGVAIAGRAPLAFLLLTAAFTAGATGYATGVDTSFSDEQFLPPEETPDYLRTLPEPFRPNEYTVTRDINFLEDNFETGEDEEVVIYVEGPMTRDTALEAIHRAGADPPDTFVRASPLESAEGEGRRASERSIVTVIRSLSATDPEFARLVTRNDRDGNGIPDDNLDEIYAEVFDSQFAPLASQYLAEDRRSARVVYSVEADADPAEVTADARKVADRYRYEATATGSIVVFQAISDLIFESAIVSLAVALAGTAVFLVFAYWVLVGYPTLGLANLVPIVVTVSALAGTMRAVGISLNAFTATVLAITIGLGIDYSVHVVHRFTDEREHFDTLPALRRTITGTGGALTGSMLTTVFGIGVLVLAVFPAIGQFGLLTALSVVYSYLASVLILPSVLSVWARFEAARTDAETPESPVARSESE